Proteins encoded by one window of Hafnia alvei:
- a CDS encoding NupC/NupG family nucleoside CNT transporter, whose product MDLLRSLLGIGILLLIAFIFSNNRRKIKIRTVGAALLLQIVLGAVMLYVPAGKWLINAIASGVNKVISYSDAGSSFIFGGLVGPKMNVLFDGAGFVFAFHVLPAIIFITSLISILYYIGVMGWVINILGYVFQKMMRVSKVEAFAAVTTIFLGQNELPAVLKPFISKMNRNELFTVICSGMASIAGSMLVGYAGLGVPIEYLLAASLMAIPGGILFARMLSPATEESQVEFSQMSFSDKRPASVIEAAASGAMLGLKIAVGVATVVMAFVALIALINGIIGGVGGLFGWSGVSLESLLGYLFSPLAYIMGVSWDNSALAGGLIGQKLAINEFVAYVNFSPYLKEAAGALDPKTIAVISFALCGFANFGSIAVVVGAFSAVAPERASDIARLGLRALLAATLSNLMSATIAGLFIGLGALAIAS is encoded by the coding sequence ATGGACTTATTACGCAGCTTGCTTGGTATTGGTATACTTCTTTTAATCGCTTTTATTTTTTCTAATAATCGAAGAAAAATTAAAATAAGAACGGTTGGTGCAGCACTTTTATTACAGATTGTTCTAGGTGCGGTGATGCTTTATGTACCTGCGGGGAAATGGCTGATTAACGCCATTGCGAGTGGGGTTAATAAGGTTATCTCATACAGTGATGCCGGTAGTTCATTTATTTTTGGTGGTCTGGTTGGCCCTAAAATGAATGTGTTATTTGACGGTGCTGGTTTCGTTTTCGCATTTCATGTATTGCCCGCCATTATTTTTATTACCTCGCTGATCTCGATTCTTTATTATATTGGCGTGATGGGCTGGGTTATTAATATTCTTGGTTATGTGTTCCAGAAAATGATGCGAGTGAGCAAAGTAGAGGCGTTTGCAGCGGTCACCACGATATTTCTTGGGCAAAACGAACTCCCGGCGGTGCTCAAACCATTTATTAGCAAAATGAACCGCAACGAACTTTTTACGGTCATTTGTAGTGGGATGGCGTCAATTGCAGGTTCCATGTTGGTGGGTTATGCAGGCTTAGGCGTGCCCATTGAGTACTTGTTGGCTGCATCGTTGATGGCGATTCCGGGCGGGATCTTGTTTGCGCGCATGCTCAGCCCCGCCACGGAGGAGTCTCAGGTTGAATTTAGCCAGATGTCGTTTAGCGATAAGCGCCCCGCGAGTGTTATTGAAGCGGCGGCGAGCGGGGCAATGTTAGGTCTTAAGATTGCCGTTGGTGTGGCGACGGTGGTGATGGCGTTTGTTGCGTTAATTGCGTTGATTAACGGCATCATCGGCGGGGTTGGTGGTTTGTTTGGTTGGTCAGGCGTCAGCTTGGAAAGCCTGCTAGGTTATCTCTTCTCACCGTTGGCATACATCATGGGCGTAAGCTGGGATAACTCTGCGCTGGCCGGCGGTTTGATTGGGCAGAAACTGGCTATTAACGAATTTGTCGCGTATGTGAATTTCTCTCCCTATCTCAAGGAAGCGGCCGGTGCCTTAGATCCAAAAACCATTGCCGTTATCTCTTTTGCACTCTGCGGTTTTGCCAACTTCGGCTCGATTGCGGTGGTGGTGGGGGCATTTAGCGCCGTTGCTCCAGAGCGTGCATCGGATATTGCACGCTTAGGATTACGCGCTTTGCTTGCGGCGACGCTCTCTAACTTGATGAGTGCAACGATTGCTGGGCTGTTTATCGGTCTTGGGGCATTAGCGATAGCGTCATGA
- a CDS encoding DUF1097 domain-containing protein — translation MMTKDMRLLLCLALSTGILSGVWAWLAEQLVLMSWIGFLGCTTYFAIPSKGLLGLCRGLAANVSGASWASMAMALTASTDFSYAAVITGAISFMMCAQSRFRLLCFVPGSFIGACALFGSQSEWLAVVLALCLGGIFGFLMQSSGTWMANRWQMSLTN, via the coding sequence ATGATGACAAAAGACATGCGATTGCTGCTTTGTCTTGCGCTAAGCACCGGCATTTTATCCGGCGTTTGGGCATGGCTAGCTGAACAGTTGGTACTCATGAGCTGGATTGGCTTTTTAGGTTGTACAACCTATTTTGCTATTCCTAGCAAAGGACTACTCGGTTTATGTCGTGGCCTTGCGGCTAATGTGAGTGGTGCAAGCTGGGCTTCGATGGCTATGGCACTGACTGCCTCGACCGATTTTAGCTATGCTGCAGTCATTACTGGGGCGATATCCTTCATGATGTGTGCCCAATCTCGGTTTCGCCTGCTTTGCTTTGTTCCCGGCAGTTTTATCGGTGCCTGTGCGCTGTTTGGCTCACAGTCCGAGTGGCTAGCGGTAGTTTTGGCGTTGTGCCTAGGAGGAATATTCGGTTTCCTGATGCAAAGCAGCGGAACATGGATGGCAAATCGCTGGCAGATGAGTTTAACTAATTAA
- a CDS encoding pseudouridine-5'-phosphate glycosidase — MKNNIMTNEYLDISPEVAEALANNRPVVALESTIISHGMPYPQNAETALAVEQQIRENGAVPATIAIINGRMKAGLSREEIELLGKEGHNVAKVSRRDLPFIVAAGKNGATTVASTMIIAEMAGIHVFATGGIGGVHRGAEQTFDISADLQELAKTNVAVICAGAKSILDLGLTTEYLETHGVPLIGYQTQVLPAFFCRTSPFSVSIQLDEPEQIAKAMATKWQSGLDGGMVIANPIPEQFAMPEAKINAAIEQAVQESVEQGVHGKDSTPFLLARVAELTGGDSLHSNIQLVFNNAKLAAQIACCYQETAA; from the coding sequence ATGAAAAATAACATTATGACCAATGAGTATCTGGATATTTCGCCGGAAGTTGCTGAGGCACTAGCCAATAACCGCCCCGTTGTGGCTTTAGAATCTACCATTATTTCCCATGGTATGCCTTACCCGCAAAATGCCGAAACGGCGTTGGCGGTTGAGCAGCAAATTCGTGAAAATGGTGCAGTGCCTGCGACGATTGCGATTATTAACGGCCGTATGAAAGCAGGCTTATCCCGCGAAGAGATTGAGCTGCTCGGCAAAGAAGGCCACAACGTGGCGAAAGTGAGCCGCCGTGACTTGCCATTCATCGTTGCAGCAGGCAAAAACGGTGCAACAACCGTGGCTTCGACCATGATTATTGCCGAAATGGCCGGTATTCATGTCTTTGCCACCGGTGGTATCGGCGGTGTTCATCGCGGGGCTGAACAAACATTTGATATCTCAGCTGATTTACAAGAGCTAGCAAAAACCAACGTGGCCGTAATTTGTGCCGGAGCCAAATCGATTCTGGATTTAGGGTTAACCACCGAATATCTTGAGACGCACGGCGTGCCGCTGATTGGCTATCAAACTCAGGTGCTACCCGCATTTTTCTGCCGTACTAGTCCGTTCTCCGTCAGCATTCAATTAGATGAGCCCGAGCAGATAGCGAAGGCAATGGCGACCAAGTGGCAGTCTGGTTTGGATGGTGGAATGGTGATTGCTAATCCGATCCCCGAACAATTTGCGATGCCTGAAGCTAAAATCAATGCGGCGATTGAGCAAGCCGTTCAGGAGTCGGTAGAACAGGGCGTTCATGGGAAAGACAGCACGCCATTCTTGCTGGCCAGAGTGGCTGAACTCACGGGGGGCGATAGCCTGCACTCCAATATCCAATTGGTATTTAATAATGCAAAACTAGCCGCTCAGATTGCATGTTGCTACCAGGAGACCGCAGCATAA
- a CDS encoding secondary thiamine-phosphate synthase enzyme YjbQ produces the protein MWYQHTIVLHAKPRGFHLVTDEIIEKLPQLASVEVGILHLLLQHTSASLTLNENCDPTVRYDMERHFMRTVPEDAPYEHDYEGDDDMPAHIKSSLLGASLTLPICRGKLQLGTWQGIWFGEHRVHGGTRRIVATIQGDIVHE, from the coding sequence ATGTGGTATCAGCACACTATTGTTTTGCATGCAAAGCCGCGTGGTTTCCATCTGGTCACCGATGAAATTATCGAAAAACTCCCACAGCTAGCCTCTGTCGAGGTTGGGATATTGCATCTGCTGCTGCAGCACACCTCCGCGTCGTTAACCCTCAACGAAAACTGTGATCCCACTGTCCGTTACGATATGGAGCGACACTTCATGCGAACGGTCCCCGAAGATGCTCCCTATGAGCACGACTATGAAGGCGATGATGATATGCCTGCGCATATTAAGTCTTCGCTGTTAGGGGCCTCCCTAACGTTACCGATATGTCGGGGAAAGCTACAGTTGGGAACCTGGCAGGGGATATGGTTTGGCGAACACCGCGTGCACGGCGGTACGCGCCGGATCGTCGCAACTATACAAGGGGATATTGTTCATGAATAA
- a CDS encoding MmcQ/YjbR family DNA-binding protein: MNNSAFLQYCMAKPGAEQSVQNRWRANQVKVGGVMFAMVDHVEGRPAVALKMSCEQAAQLRSEHKDIVPSPNLNKAHWSTIFLDGTLKDSLLYKLVDGSYSLALNHIGEQTRQGL; this comes from the coding sequence ATGAATAATTCGGCATTTTTGCAATACTGCATGGCTAAACCGGGAGCGGAGCAAAGCGTTCAAAATCGTTGGCGAGCCAATCAGGTTAAAGTAGGCGGCGTGATGTTTGCGATGGTCGACCATGTTGAAGGTCGCCCTGCAGTGGCGCTTAAAATGAGCTGTGAGCAGGCAGCGCAACTGCGCAGCGAACATAAAGATATCGTTCCAAGCCCTAACCTGAATAAGGCACATTGGAGTACGATTTTCCTCGACGGCACCCTCAAGGATTCTTTGCTCTATAAACTGGTTGATGGCTCTTATTCTTTAGCGCTTAACCATATCGGTGAGCAAACCCGCCAAGGGCTGTAA
- the uvrA gene encoding excinuclease ABC subunit UvrA, translating into MDKIEIRGARTHNLKNINLIIPRDKLIVVTGLSGSGKSSLAFDTLYAEGQRRYVESLSAYARQFLSLMEKPDVDHIEGLSPAISIEQKSTSHNPRSTVGTITEIHDYLRLLFARVGEPRCPDHDVPLAAQTVSQMVDNVLTQPEGKRLMLLAPIVKDRKGEHTKTLENLAAQGYIRARIDGEVCDLSDPPKLELQKKHSIEVVVDRFKVRDDMAQRLAESFETALELSGGSAIVADMDDDKAPELLFSANFACPICGYSMRELEPRLFSFNNPAGACPTCDGLGVQQYFDPDRVVQNAELSLAGGAIRGWDRRNFYYFQMLKSLADHYHFDVEAPFGSLDAKTQKAVLYGSGKESIEFKYINDRGDITVRNHPFEGVLHNMERRYKETESSAVREELSKFISNRSCASCHGTRLREEARHVFVENTTLPVISDLSIGDALTFFRDLKLQGQRAQIAEKILKEIGDRLKFLVNVGLNYLSLSRSAETLSGGEAQRIRLASQIGAGLVGVMYVLDEPSIGLHQRDNERLLETLIHLRNLGNTVIVVEHDEDAIRAADYVIDIGPGAGVHGGEVVAQGSVDEIMAVPESLTGQFLSGKREIAVPAERVPADATKVLKLIGASGNNLKDVTLTLPVGLFTCITGVSGSGKSTLINDTLFPIAQTQLNGATLAEPAPYRAVEGMEHFDKVIDIDQSPIGRTPRSNPATYTGIFTPVRELFAGVPESRARGYNPGRFSFNVKGGRCEACQGDGVIKVEMHFLPDIYVPCDQCKGKRYNRETLEIKYKGKSIHEVLDMTIEEAREFFDAVPALARKLQTLIDVGLSYIRLGQSATTLSGGEAQRVKLSRELSKRGTGQTLYILDEPTTGLHFADIQQLLAVLHQLRDQGNTIVVIEHNLDVIKTADWIVDLGPEGGGGGGQILVSGTPETVAECEQSHTARFLKPLLNKK; encoded by the coding sequence ATGGATAAAATAGAAATACGGGGTGCTCGCACCCACAACCTGAAAAATATCAATCTGATCATTCCTCGCGACAAGCTGATTGTTGTGACCGGTCTGTCAGGCTCAGGCAAGTCCTCTCTGGCGTTTGATACGCTGTATGCTGAAGGTCAGCGTCGGTATGTCGAATCGTTGTCTGCCTATGCGCGTCAGTTTCTTTCTTTGATGGAAAAGCCAGACGTTGACCACATTGAGGGTCTATCTCCGGCAATTTCCATTGAGCAGAAATCTACCTCGCACAACCCGCGCTCAACCGTGGGGACAATCACTGAAATCCATGATTATCTGCGTCTACTGTTTGCCCGCGTTGGTGAGCCACGCTGCCCGGATCATGATGTTCCCTTGGCCGCACAAACCGTTAGCCAAATGGTTGATAACGTACTGACGCAGCCAGAAGGCAAACGTCTGATGCTGCTGGCACCGATCGTCAAAGATCGCAAAGGTGAGCATACTAAAACGCTGGAAAATCTGGCGGCACAAGGCTACATCCGCGCCCGTATCGACGGCGAGGTCTGCGATCTTTCCGATCCTCCTAAGCTGGAGCTTCAGAAAAAACACAGCATTGAAGTTGTGGTCGATCGTTTCAAAGTGCGTGATGACATGGCTCAACGCTTGGCGGAATCTTTTGAAACCGCGCTAGAGCTGTCTGGCGGCAGCGCCATTGTTGCCGATATGGATGACGATAAAGCGCCTGAGCTTCTGTTTTCCGCTAACTTTGCCTGCCCAATTTGTGGCTACAGCATGCGTGAGCTTGAACCACGGTTGTTCTCGTTCAACAACCCGGCTGGCGCTTGCCCAACCTGTGATGGTTTGGGGGTGCAGCAATATTTCGATCCCGATCGCGTGGTGCAAAACGCCGAGCTGTCACTGGCCGGCGGCGCAATTCGCGGCTGGGATCGCCGTAACTTCTACTATTTCCAAATGCTGAAATCGTTAGCAGATCATTATCATTTTGATGTGGAAGCGCCATTCGGTAGTTTGGATGCTAAAACGCAGAAAGCCGTGCTGTATGGCTCCGGCAAAGAGTCGATTGAGTTTAAATATATCAATGACCGCGGCGACATTACGGTACGCAACCATCCGTTTGAAGGCGTATTGCACAATATGGAGCGCCGCTACAAAGAAACGGAATCTTCTGCGGTACGCGAAGAGCTGTCGAAATTCATCAGCAACCGTTCATGCGCATCGTGCCACGGCACCCGTCTACGTGAAGAAGCACGTCATGTATTCGTTGAGAACACTACGCTACCTGTGATTTCAGATCTTAGTATTGGCGATGCTCTAACGTTCTTCCGCGATCTTAAACTACAGGGCCAGCGTGCCCAGATTGCCGAAAAAATCCTGAAGGAAATCGGCGACCGCCTGAAGTTCTTGGTTAACGTGGGCCTGAACTATCTAAGCTTGTCTCGCTCTGCTGAAACACTGTCCGGCGGTGAAGCGCAGCGCATTCGCTTGGCGAGTCAGATCGGCGCAGGTCTGGTTGGTGTGATGTACGTACTGGATGAGCCTTCAATCGGCCTCCATCAGCGCGACAACGAACGACTTCTGGAAACCTTGATCCACCTGCGCAATCTGGGTAACACCGTGATTGTGGTTGAGCATGATGAAGATGCCATTCGCGCAGCAGATTACGTCATTGATATCGGCCCAGGCGCGGGCGTGCACGGTGGTGAAGTGGTTGCTCAAGGCTCCGTGGATGAGATTATGGCGGTGCCTGAATCTCTTACCGGCCAGTTCCTTAGCGGCAAGCGTGAAATCGCGGTGCCTGCGGAACGCGTTCCTGCCGATGCCACCAAAGTGCTTAAGCTGATTGGTGCCAGCGGAAACAACCTGAAGGACGTTACGCTGACGCTACCTGTCGGTCTTTTCACCTGTATCACCGGCGTTTCTGGCTCCGGTAAATCCACGCTGATTAACGACACCCTGTTCCCGATTGCGCAAACCCAGCTAAACGGTGCAACGCTCGCGGAACCTGCGCCTTATCGCGCGGTGGAAGGAATGGAACATTTCGATAAAGTTATCGATATTGACCAAAGCCCAATCGGCCGTACGCCGCGCTCGAACCCAGCAACCTATACCGGCATCTTTACGCCGGTACGCGAGTTGTTTGCAGGCGTTCCAGAATCACGCGCGCGCGGTTATAACCCAGGACGCTTTAGCTTTAACGTTAAAGGCGGACGTTGCGAAGCCTGCCAAGGCGATGGGGTTATCAAGGTCGAAATGCATTTCTTGCCGGATATCTACGTACCTTGCGATCAATGTAAAGGTAAGCGTTATAACCGTGAAACGCTGGAGATTAAATACAAAGGCAAGAGCATCCACGAAGTGCTGGATATGACGATTGAAGAAGCGCGTGAGTTCTTCGATGCGGTTCCGGCGCTAGCGCGTAAGCTGCAAACGCTGATCGATGTCGGCCTGTCCTATATTCGCTTAGGTCAGTCAGCAACCACGCTGTCTGGCGGCGAAGCACAGCGCGTGAAGCTGTCTCGCGAACTCTCCAAACGCGGAACCGGCCAAACGCTGTATATTCTGGACGAGCCAACTACCGGCCTGCATTTTGCTGATATTCAGCAACTGCTGGCGGTATTGCATCAATTGCGCGATCAAGGCAACACCATCGTGGTCATTGAGCATAATTTGGACGTGATTAAAACGGCTGACTGGATCGTTGATTTGGGGCCAGAAGGCGGCGGCGGCGGCGGTCAGATTCTGGTATCAGGCACACCGGAAACGGTGGCTGAGTGTGAGCAATCACATACTGCTAGGTTCTTGAAACCGTTACTGAATAAAAAATAG
- a CDS encoding single-stranded DNA-binding protein, translated as MASRGVNKVILVGNLGQDPEVRYMPNGGAVANITLATSETWRDKQTGEQKEKTEWHRVVLFGKLAEVAGEYLRKGSQVYIEGALQTRKWTDQAGVEKYTTEIVVNVGGTMQMLGGRQGGGAPMGGGQAQGQQGGWGQPQQPQGNQFSGGSQPAARPQNAPAAQPQSNEPPMDFDDDIPF; from the coding sequence ATGGCCAGCAGAGGCGTTAACAAAGTGATTCTTGTCGGGAATCTGGGTCAAGATCCAGAAGTCCGTTATATGCCGAATGGTGGTGCTGTAGCCAATATTACTCTGGCCACCTCCGAGACTTGGCGCGACAAGCAAACCGGCGAACAGAAAGAAAAAACCGAATGGCACCGTGTAGTGTTGTTTGGCAAGCTGGCAGAGGTTGCAGGTGAATATCTGCGCAAAGGTTCTCAGGTTTACATCGAAGGTGCTTTGCAGACCCGTAAGTGGACCGATCAGGCTGGCGTTGAAAAATACACCACTGAAATCGTCGTAAACGTTGGCGGCACCATGCAAATGCTGGGTGGACGTCAAGGCGGCGGCGCTCCTATGGGCGGCGGTCAGGCACAAGGGCAGCAGGGCGGTTGGGGTCAGCCTCAGCAGCCACAGGGCAATCAGTTTAGCGGCGGTTCTCAGCCAGCGGCTCGCCCACAGAATGCACCGGCAGCTCAGCCACAAAGCAATGAACCTCCAATGGATTTCGATGACGATATTCCATTCTGA